In Raphanus sativus cultivar WK10039 chromosome 5, ASM80110v3, whole genome shotgun sequence, the following proteins share a genomic window:
- the LOC130494854 gene encoding uncharacterized protein LOC130494854, translating to MHLRGSGLLETIDNTKTVSDEKKAKAMIFLRHHIHDGLKDEYITKEDPGDLWQSLKERFDHQKYVILPKAKHEWIHLRFQDYKSVSEFNSAMFGITSRMMLCGEKISDYDMIEKTLSTFHPENVVLQQQYRVNGFKRYSELMQILLVAEQNNQLVLLNHQARPTGSAPFPEVNVASSSYDNWRGRGRGRGRGRNHGRGRGRGRRFRPYDERNKKDSQENERGRDDKRQTEKVCYRCGMKGHWVRTCRTPRHLADLYRESQKGKEKSGGETNFISDEPGPSFHGLDDDTHLDVSDFLVEPENIDV from the coding sequence ATGCACCTAAGAGGTAGCGGGCTTTTGGAAACCATCGATAATACTAAAACGGTGTCGGATGAGAAAAAGGCTAAAGCCATGATATTTTTACGACACCACATACATGATGGTTTAAAAGATGAATATATTACAAAAGAGGATCCTGGGGACCTCTGGCAATCTCTTAAAGAGAGGTTTGATCACCAGAAGTATGTGATCTTACCAAAAGCCAAACACGAGTGGATCCATCTCCGGTTCCAGGACTACAAAAGTGTAAGTGAGTTTAATTCCGCTATGTTCGGAATTACTTCAAGGATGATGTTATGTGGAGAGAAAATAAGTGATTATGATATGATCGAGAAAACTCTCTCCACGTTCCATCCTGAAAATGTAGTCCTGCAGCAACAGTACCGGGTGAATGGATTTAAGCGTTATTCGGAGTTGATGCAAATCCTCCTTGTAGCGGAACAAAATAACCAACTCGTGTTATTAAACCATCAAGCTCGTCCCACTGGATCTGCTCCATTCCCCGAAGTGAATGTTGCATCATCCAGTTATGATAATTGGAGAGGACGAGGACGTGGACGTGGTCGAGGTCGAAATCATGGTCGTgggagaggacgaggaagaagattcCGTCCGTAtgatgaaagaaataaaaaggacTCCCAAGAGAATGAAAGGGGCCGGGATGATAAAAGGCAAACAGAAAAGGTTTGCTACAGATGCGGCATGAAAGGTCATTGGGTACGTACTTGTCGTACGCCAAGACACTTAGCCGATCTGTATAGAGAATCCcaaaagggaaaagagaaaagtGGAGGTGAAACGAATTTCATCTCTGATGAACCCGGGCCATCCTTTCATGGTTTAGATGATGATACTCATCTCGACGTATCAGATTTTCTGGTTGAGCCTGAAAACATCGATGTGTGA
- the LOC108862759 gene encoding proline-rich receptor-like protein kinase PERK1, which yields MSTAPSPGTGSPPSPPSNSTITTPPPASAPPPTTPSSPPPPATLPTSPPPSSPSIPSAPPPSPPTPSTPGSSPPLPQPSPPAPTTPGSPPAPITPPGSPSRNPPSSPGPPSNPSSGGGGGSGGGSSPRTPSSPSPPSSSSSDGLSTGVVVGIAIGGVALLVIVTLICLLCKKKRRRDEEDAYYVPPPPPPGPKAGGPYGGQQQQWRQQNALPPSDHVVTSLPPLPPPKAPSPPRQPPPPPPPPFMSSSGGSDYSDRPVLPPPSPGLVLGFSKSTFTYEELARATNGFSEANLLGQGGFGYVHKGVLPSGKEVAVKQLKVGSGQGEREFQAEVEIISRVHHRHLVSLVGYCIAGAKRLLVYEFVPNNNLEFHLHGEGRPTMEWRTRLKIALGSAKGLSYLHEDCNPKIIHRDIKAANILIDFKFEAKVADFGLAKIASDTNTHVSTRVMGTFGYLAPEYAASGKLTEKSDVFSFGVVLLELITGRRPVDANNVYVDDSLVDWARPLLNRASEQGDFEGLADAKMNNEYDREEMARMVACAAACVRHSARRRPRMSQIVRALEGNVSLSDLNEGMRPGQSNVYSSYGGSTDYDSSQYNEDMKKFRKMALGTQEYNATGEYSNPTSDYGLYPSGSSSEGQTTREMEMGKIKRAGPGYSGPSL from the exons ATGTCCACGGCGCCGTCTCCGGGGACTGGTTCGCCACCATCTCCACCATCAAACTCCACAATCACCACTCCTCCTCCAGCTTCCGCTCCTCCTCCCACCACACCCTCTTCTCCTCCGCCGCCAGCCACTCTTCCCACATCTCCTCCTCCGTCTTCTCCCTCTATACCTTCtgctcctcctccatctccacCCACTCCATCTACGCCGGGATCTTCGCCTCCTCTTCCTCAGCCGTCTCCACCCGCTCCAACTACGCCGGGATCTCCCCCCGCACCTATTACTCCTCCTGGATCCCCTTCTCGAAACCCTCCATCATCCCCAGGACCACCGTCCAATCCCTCAAGTGGCGGTGGCGGCGGCAGCGGAGGAGGATCATCTCCTCGAACTCCATCTTCGCCGTCTCcgccctcttcttcttcttccgacGGTTTATCAACAGGAGTGGTGGTCGGAATCGCCATAGGAGGAGTGGCTCTGCTTGTGATAGTGACTCTGATTTGTCTCCTTTGTAAGAAGAAAcgaagaagagatgaagaagatgctTACTATGttcctccaccacctcctcctgGTCCCAAAG CTGGAGGACCTTACGGTGGACAACAGCAACAATGGCGCCAACAAAACGCGTTACCACCGTCAGATCATGTGGTGACGTCACTACCACCACTACCACCACCTAAGGCTCCATCTCCACCACGGCaacctcctccacctccaccacctcctttCATGAGCAGCAGCGGCGGCTCCGACTACTCGGACCGTCCAGTTCTTCCTCCACCGTCTCCAGGGCTCGTGTTAGGCTTCTCCAAAAGCACTTTCACATACGAGGAGCTAGCAAGGGCCACGAACGGCTTCTCTGAGGCTAATCTGTTGGGACAAGGAGGGTTCGGTTACGTGCACAAAGGTGTGTTGCCTAGTGGGAAAGAAGTTGCCGTGAAGCAGTTGAAAGTAGGGAGTGGTcagggagagagagagttcCAGGCGGAGGTTGAGATCATCAGCAGAGTTCACCACAGGCATTTGGTTTCTCTTGTTGGTTATTGCATCGCTGGTGCTAAAAGATTACTTGTCTATGAGTTCGTTCCTAACAACAATCTCGAGTTTCACCTCCATG GTGAGGGACGACCTACAATGGAATGGAGGACCAGATTGAAGATTGCTCTTGGATCTGCTAAAGGACTTTCGTATCTTCATGAAGATT GCAATCCTAAAATCATTCACCGTGATATCAAGGCTGCTAATATATTGATAGATTTCAAGTTTGAAGCTAAG gtTGCTGATTTTGGTCTTGCTAAGATTGCTTCTGATACAAACACTCATGTGTCGACACGTGTGATGGGAACGTTTGGGTATTTGGCTCCTGAGTACGCTGCAAGCGGAAAGCTGACGGAGAAGTCTGATGTTTTCTCATTTGGCGTTGTGCTTTTGGAGCTCATTACCGGACGTCGACCCGTTGATGCCAACAATGTCTATGTAGATGACAGCTTAGTTGACTGG GCACGTCCATTGCTTAACCGAGCATCTGAACAAGGAGACTTTGAGGGTTTAGCTGATGCAAAGATGAATAATGAGTATGACAGAGAGGAGATGGCTCGCATGGTCGCTTGTGCTGCGGCTTGTGTTCGCCATTCAGCTCGCCGCAGACCTCGCATGAGCCAG ATTGTGCGTGCGTTAGAAGGAAACGTATCGCTTTCAGATCTCAACGAAGGGATGAGACCAGGTCAAAGCAATGTATACAGCTCATATGGAGGAAGCACTGATTACGACTCGAGCCAATACAATGAAGACATGAAGAAGTTTAGGAAAATGGCACTTGGAACTCAAGAGTACAACGCCACGGGTGAGTACAGTAATCCAACAAGTGACTACGGACTTTACCCGTCTGGTTCAAGCAGCGAGGGCCAAACCACACGTGAAATGGAGATGGGGAAGATTAAGAGAGCCGGTCCAGGTTATAGTGGACCTTCTCTGTAA